One stretch of Eretmochelys imbricata isolate rEreImb1 chromosome 1, rEreImb1.hap1, whole genome shotgun sequence DNA includes these proteins:
- the GTPBP1 gene encoding GTP-binding protein 1 isoform X1, with amino-acid sequence MLMRRVQEAGAAGKMAAERSRSPIEGFPVPACIFAPEPSSPGGAAQATASSRPHRAAFGSDYSEDGEVLNGEPELDLTSKLVMVSPTSEQYDSLLQQMWERMDEGCGETIYVIGQGSDGTEYGLSEADMEASYATVKSMAEQLEADVILLREHQEAGGKVRDYLVRKRVGDNDFLEVRVAVVGNVDAGKSTLLGVLTHGELDNGRGFARQKLFRHKHEIESGRTSSVGNDILGFDSEGNVVNKPDSHGGSLEWTKICEKSTKVITFIDLAGHEKYLKTTVFGMTGHLPDFCMLMVGSNAGIVGMTKEHLGLALALNVPVFVVVTKIDMCPANILQETLKLLQRLLKSPGCRKIPVLVQSKDDVIVTASNFSSERMCPIFQISNVTGENLELLKMFLNLLSPRTSYREEEPAEFQIDDTYSVPGVGTVVSGTTLRGLIKLNDTLLLGPDPLGNFLAIAVKSIHRKRMPVKEVRGGQTASFALKKIKRSSIRKGMVMVSPRLNPQASWEFEAEILVLHHPTTISPRYQAMVHCGSIRQTATILSMDKDCLRTGDKATVHFRFIKTPEYLHIDQRLVFREGRTKAVGTITKLLQTTNNSPMNSKPQQIKMQSTKKGPLTKREDGVPQGGTAAGGALVGDDATSSGATPSVPSSALQPQSKVGGGGRRRGGQRHKVKSQGACVTPASGC; translated from the exons ATGCTGATGAGGCGGGTGCAGGAGGCCGGGGCAGCAGGGAAGATGGCGGCGGAGCGGAGCCGCTCGCCCATTGAGGGCTTCCCGGTACCGGCCTGTATATTCGCGCCGGAGCCCAGCTCCCCTGGCGGGGCGGCCCAGGCGACCGCCTCCTCCCGGCCCCACCGCGCCGCCTTCGGCTCCGACTACAGCGAGGACGGGGAGGTGCTCAACGGGGAGCCCGAGCTCGACCTCACCAGCAAG TTGGTGATGGTGAGTCCGACATCGGAACAGTATGACAGCCTGCTCCAGCAGATGTGGGAGAGAATGGATGAGGGCTGTGGGGAGACTATCTATGTAATTGGACAAGGATCAG ATGGGACTGAATATGGTCTGAGTGAGGCAGATATGGAAGCATCCTATGCCACCGTGAAGAGCATGGCAGAGCAGCTTGAGGCAGATGTGATACTTCTGCGGGAGCACCAGGAGGCAGGGGGCAAGGTGCGCGACTACCTTGTTCGGAAACGTGTGGGTGACAACGACTTCCTGGAGGTCAG GGTAGCAGTGGTTGGCAATGTGGATGCAGGAAAGAGCACGTTGCTGGGTGTCCTGACGCATGGTGAGCTGGACAATGGTCGGGGCTTTGCCCGGCAAAAGCTCTTCCGCCACAAGCATGAGATAGAGTCAGGTCGTACCAGCAGTGTGGGCAATGACATCTTGGGCTTTGACAGTGAGGGCAATGTGGTGAACAAGCCTGACAGCCATGGTGGCAGCCTGGAGTGGACCAAAATCTGTGAGAAATCTACCAAGGTCATCACTTTCATTGACTTGGCTGGGCATGAGAAGTACCTAAAGACCACAGTCTTCGGCATGACTGGTCACCTACCAGATTTCTGCATGCTTATG GTTGGCAGCAATGCTGGGATTGTTGGGATGACCAAGGAGCACCTGGGCCTAGCGCTGGCACTCAATGTTCCAGTCTTTGTCGTGGTGACAAAAATCGACATGTGTCCTGCCAACATCCTGCAAG AAACTCTGAAGCTGTTACAGCGACTTCTGAAGTCCCCAGGGTGCAGGAAGATCCCGGTGCTGGTTCAGAGCAAAGATGATGTCATTGTAACAGCCTCCAACTTCAGCTCAGAGAG GATGTGCCCAATATTCCAGATTTCCAATGTCACTGGTGAGAATCTGGAGTTGCTTAAGATGTTTCTCAATCTCCTGTCTCCCCGAACAAGTTACAGGGAGGAAGAGCCAGCAGAATTTCAGATAGACGACACTTACTCTGTACCG GGTGTGGGAACAGTTGTGTCTGGAACAACCTTGAGAGGCCTGATCAAGCTAAATGACACTTTGCTTCTGGGTCCAGACCCCTTGGGCAACTTCCTGGCCATTGCTGTCAAGTCCATCCACCGCAAACGCATGCCTGTGAAGGAGGTGCGTGGTGGCCAGACTGCCTCCTTTGCTTTGAAAAAg ATCAAGCGTTCCTCCATCCGGAAAGGCATGGTGATGGTGTCCCCCCGGCTGAATCCACAAGCATCCTGGGAATTTGAAGCAGAGATTCTGGTGCTACATCATCCCACCACCATCAGCCCACGCTATCAGGCCATGG TGCATTGTGGCAGTATCCGCCAGACAGCCACTATCCTCAGCATGGACAAGGACTGCCTACGGACAGGGGACAAGGCTACAGTGCACTTCCGCTTCATCAAGACCCCCGAATACTTGCATATAGACCAGCGGCTGGTCTTTCGTGAGGGCCGTACGAAAGCAGTGGGTACTATCACCAAG TTACTCCAGACCACCAACAACTCTCCAATGAACTCCAAGCCCCAGCAGATCAAGATGCAGTCAACAAAAAAAGGACCCCTTACGAAACGAGAGGATGGTGTGCCCCAGGGTGGGACAGCAGCTGGGGGGGCCCTGGTGGGAGATGATGCCACCTCATCAGGAGCAACACCATCAGTACCTTCTAGTGCCCTGCAACCACAG TCGAAGGTTGGAGGAGGGGGCCGGCGACGTGGGGGCCAGCGCCATAAAGTGAAGTCTCAGGGGGCTTGTGTGACTCCCGCCAGTGGCTGCTGA
- the GTPBP1 gene encoding GTP-binding protein 1 isoform X2 yields the protein MVSPTSEQYDSLLQQMWERMDEGCGETIYVIGQGSDGTEYGLSEADMEASYATVKSMAEQLEADVILLREHQEAGGKVRDYLVRKRVGDNDFLEVRVAVVGNVDAGKSTLLGVLTHGELDNGRGFARQKLFRHKHEIESGRTSSVGNDILGFDSEGNVVNKPDSHGGSLEWTKICEKSTKVITFIDLAGHEKYLKTTVFGMTGHLPDFCMLMVGSNAGIVGMTKEHLGLALALNVPVFVVVTKIDMCPANILQETLKLLQRLLKSPGCRKIPVLVQSKDDVIVTASNFSSERMCPIFQISNVTGENLELLKMFLNLLSPRTSYREEEPAEFQIDDTYSVPGVGTVVSGTTLRGLIKLNDTLLLGPDPLGNFLAIAVKSIHRKRMPVKEVRGGQTASFALKKIKRSSIRKGMVMVSPRLNPQASWEFEAEILVLHHPTTISPRYQAMVHCGSIRQTATILSMDKDCLRTGDKATVHFRFIKTPEYLHIDQRLVFREGRTKAVGTITKLLQTTNNSPMNSKPQQIKMQSTKKGPLTKREDGVPQGGTAAGGALVGDDATSSGATPSVPSSALQPQSKVGGGGRRRGGQRHKVKSQGACVTPASGC from the exons ATGGTGAGTCCGACATCGGAACAGTATGACAGCCTGCTCCAGCAGATGTGGGAGAGAATGGATGAGGGCTGTGGGGAGACTATCTATGTAATTGGACAAGGATCAG ATGGGACTGAATATGGTCTGAGTGAGGCAGATATGGAAGCATCCTATGCCACCGTGAAGAGCATGGCAGAGCAGCTTGAGGCAGATGTGATACTTCTGCGGGAGCACCAGGAGGCAGGGGGCAAGGTGCGCGACTACCTTGTTCGGAAACGTGTGGGTGACAACGACTTCCTGGAGGTCAG GGTAGCAGTGGTTGGCAATGTGGATGCAGGAAAGAGCACGTTGCTGGGTGTCCTGACGCATGGTGAGCTGGACAATGGTCGGGGCTTTGCCCGGCAAAAGCTCTTCCGCCACAAGCATGAGATAGAGTCAGGTCGTACCAGCAGTGTGGGCAATGACATCTTGGGCTTTGACAGTGAGGGCAATGTGGTGAACAAGCCTGACAGCCATGGTGGCAGCCTGGAGTGGACCAAAATCTGTGAGAAATCTACCAAGGTCATCACTTTCATTGACTTGGCTGGGCATGAGAAGTACCTAAAGACCACAGTCTTCGGCATGACTGGTCACCTACCAGATTTCTGCATGCTTATG GTTGGCAGCAATGCTGGGATTGTTGGGATGACCAAGGAGCACCTGGGCCTAGCGCTGGCACTCAATGTTCCAGTCTTTGTCGTGGTGACAAAAATCGACATGTGTCCTGCCAACATCCTGCAAG AAACTCTGAAGCTGTTACAGCGACTTCTGAAGTCCCCAGGGTGCAGGAAGATCCCGGTGCTGGTTCAGAGCAAAGATGATGTCATTGTAACAGCCTCCAACTTCAGCTCAGAGAG GATGTGCCCAATATTCCAGATTTCCAATGTCACTGGTGAGAATCTGGAGTTGCTTAAGATGTTTCTCAATCTCCTGTCTCCCCGAACAAGTTACAGGGAGGAAGAGCCAGCAGAATTTCAGATAGACGACACTTACTCTGTACCG GGTGTGGGAACAGTTGTGTCTGGAACAACCTTGAGAGGCCTGATCAAGCTAAATGACACTTTGCTTCTGGGTCCAGACCCCTTGGGCAACTTCCTGGCCATTGCTGTCAAGTCCATCCACCGCAAACGCATGCCTGTGAAGGAGGTGCGTGGTGGCCAGACTGCCTCCTTTGCTTTGAAAAAg ATCAAGCGTTCCTCCATCCGGAAAGGCATGGTGATGGTGTCCCCCCGGCTGAATCCACAAGCATCCTGGGAATTTGAAGCAGAGATTCTGGTGCTACATCATCCCACCACCATCAGCCCACGCTATCAGGCCATGG TGCATTGTGGCAGTATCCGCCAGACAGCCACTATCCTCAGCATGGACAAGGACTGCCTACGGACAGGGGACAAGGCTACAGTGCACTTCCGCTTCATCAAGACCCCCGAATACTTGCATATAGACCAGCGGCTGGTCTTTCGTGAGGGCCGTACGAAAGCAGTGGGTACTATCACCAAG TTACTCCAGACCACCAACAACTCTCCAATGAACTCCAAGCCCCAGCAGATCAAGATGCAGTCAACAAAAAAAGGACCCCTTACGAAACGAGAGGATGGTGTGCCCCAGGGTGGGACAGCAGCTGGGGGGGCCCTGGTGGGAGATGATGCCACCTCATCAGGAGCAACACCATCAGTACCTTCTAGTGCCCTGCAACCACAG TCGAAGGTTGGAGGAGGGGGCCGGCGACGTGGGGGCCAGCGCCATAAAGTGAAGTCTCAGGGGGCTTGTGTGACTCCCGCCAGTGGCTGCTGA